Genomic DNA from Bacteroidales bacterium:
TTCAATTTGCCAAAAAATCAGAGAACTCTTATATGGGCCAAGAGGTTCAATACCCCCTTTTTTAATACTTAATTTTGGGTTCGGGATAATTTTTGAAAGATCTGCCTCACTTACAGTGCCAATACCATTACAATGCGGACATGCACCCTGCGGTGAGTTAAAAGAAAAGGTATGAGGTGCTGGTTCGTTGTAGGAAATACCTGTACTTGGGCACATCAGATGACGGCTAAAGTAACGATTTGTATTAGCCTCCATATCAAGTACCATAATTGTACCTTTACCGTGCCCCATGGCAACAACAACAGATTCTGAAAGTCGCTTTCTATCCACATCGGCAACCTTCATTTTATCAACAACAAGTTCAATGTAGTGAGTTTTGTAGCGATCCAACTTTAATCCAGATCGCATCTCAACTACCTCACCATCAATTCTTGCGTATAGATATCCCTTTCTGCGAAGCTGTTCAAACAGCTCTTTATAGTGACCTTTTCTACCCCGAACAATTGGGGCAAGTATTCCCGTTTTCTTTTCCGAAAAATTTTCGAGGATAAGGGTTACAATTCTCTCATCGGTATACCGAACCATCTCCTCTCCCGTGTTATAGGAGTATGCAATTGATGCACGGGCAAATAGCAAACGAAGAAAATCGTAAATTTCTGTGATTGTTCCAACGGTTGATCGAGGATTCCGGCTAGTAGTCTTTTGTTCAATAGAGATCACTGGACTTAATCCAGAAATCTTATCAACATCCGGGCGTTCCATTGTACCCAAAAACTGCCTTGCATAGGCCGACATGGTTTCAATATAACGTCGTTGTCCCTCGGCATAGATAGTATCAAATGCCAACGATGATTTTCCGCTACCGCTAAGGCCAGTTATTACTGTTAACTTGTTCCTAGGGATATTTACATCAATATTTTTCAGGTTATGTACCCTTGCCCCCTGAACCGATACCTCTGTTGCTTCTCCCTTTAAAATTTTCATTTATTTGTTTTTTAAGACTCAAGATTTGATCCTACTCCGAAAAGCCATTATCTTGCCACAAAAGCACTAAAACACAAAATTCCACCAAAGTTATCTGGCATATATTCAGCATTTTGTGATATTTGGTGTTTTAGTGGCATTTTTTGATTTTATTACTTTTCGGAGTGGACTCAGATTTTAGACATTTAAAATCTGGTGTCTGAAACCTACTCACTATATGCGTTTTCTCTATAATCTTCAGTTGGAATTTGAATTTGATACTTTTTTCTGGTTTTATTAGGGAGATAGTTCTCTCGTAGCCAAGGATTAAAGGTTTTAATCATCTTATAGTTTGATTTGAAATGCTCTGCAAACCTAGCGATACTGGTTATTGAAGTATCAACCTCAACACAATAGCATTTTAAGGGAGGATATAAATTATTCTTTGTTAGTACAAAGCCATACTTCTGGGGATTCTCAAATATCGCCTTAAACGCAAGAATTCTATAAAGATATCGACCAGTTTCATCACCTAGTACAAGATTATAGTAACTCTCATTATTCTGACGATCGATTTGCCTATCAATTCCATTGCTCCCAAAGTTGTAAGATGCGGCAGCCATAGTCCAATTGCCAAATCTATTGTAACTCTTTAGTAAATAATCGCATGCGGCTCTTGTAGACTTTTCAATACTATACCGCTCATCAACCTCCTTGTTAATTTCCAAGCCTAACTCCTTTCCCGTTTTTTCAAGAATTTGCCAGAAACCAACCGCTTTAGCTGGGGAAATTTCTTGTGCTAATGCACTTTCAGCAACTGCCAAAAATTTAAAATCATCGGGAATTCCCTTCTCCTTGAGAATGGGCTCAATTATTGGGAAATAACGGCTTGCACGTTTTAGAATAAGTAATGTTTGTGAATGCCAGTAAGTATTTAGCTGCAACTCACGGTCGAGGCTTTCACGAACATCAAAATACTTAAGGGGAACTTCCTCGCCAGCAAATGATAACTTTTCGGGTAATGGTATCTGATAAGCTGGATTTCGGAAGATTGTAGTATCTTTTTTCAAGGTTTTAGAACCTGGAAGTTCCCTGCAACCAGCAATATCAACGGTAAGAATGATAAATAGGACAATAGTTAAAATGGATGTTACAACAGAACCAATCACTGTGATTTTTCTCTTCCTCAGATTACCAATAAGCATATTCGAATTTTAATAAAAAAACAACTCGCTCTCACCATTTGTTTTGTGAAAATCAGGCAAAGTTAGTATTTTTTATGCTTTTGAGGGAGAGATTCAGAGTCAAAGGCTAGATCTTATTTTGAGGTGCTGGTAAAAAATATTTCCTTTGTTTAAAAATAAAGATAATGCCACAAAATCACGAAAACACCAAATTGCACCAAAAAAAGTACATGCCCATTTCCGATGAGCTAGATATTATTGGTAAGAAAATAGTTGATGCTGCTTATACGGTTCATAAAAATTTAGGGCCAGGCTTGCTTGAGAAAGTATATGAAATTTGTTTTTGCCACGAACTAGCAAAAAGGGGGTTAACGTGTCTACGCCAAATTGATATTCCTGTTGTTTATGATGGAATCACCTTTAATGAAGGGTTAAGACTGGATGTTTTGGTTGAAGATAATATAATTTGTGAAATTAAGGCAGTGGATTTAGTAAACCCTGTTTGGGAAGCCCAAGTATTAAGCCACATGAAATTAACTAATAAACGTTTAGGTTATTTAATCAACTTTAATGTTGTTAATATTGGGCAAGGAATAAAACGTTTTGTACTATAGTTTAGTGAACTTAGCGAAGCGACCTCACGAACTCCATTGAAAATATAAAATGGTGAGTAAATTTTGTGTTTTGGTGTTTTGGTGGCTAAAATAACCTCAAAATAAGATTAAATCAAAAAGGAACCTCAACCCCAAATTTGATAAAGGTAGAGAAAGGGTAAGTTTTACTATTTGTTAGGTAGAGAGATTTTAACCCTAATCGAAAGGTTGGTTCTATTAATAAATTGGCACGATTTGTAATTGGAATTGAAAAGCCTAATGAGGCTAATGCTGATGGTGCAAATGGAGCAACTCCTCGTGTTTTACCACTTAATTTAAAATTCGAGCCGCTGACTTGAAGCTTATTATCTATTAGATATCCCACCGATAAGCCTGATTTTACTGTAAACCGAACGCTCTTCAAATTGAAACTTCGAGCGAGTATAACAGGCATCTCAATGTATCTAAATCTTTGATATGCATTAGCTTTATATATACTACTTGCATTAATGGCAGGTGTTGAGAGTATATTTAAAATACCCATATCCATAACTTTCAAATCGGTATTGGGAATTGTAAGAACACCATAACTATTTGAAATCCCTCGAATATCAGTAACCTCTGTATTACTAGGATCTGTGTAAAGTAAAAAGATATTCTTCTCCTGTTGCCCTATAGTGCTGTAGGTTAAACCCGATTCAATTGAAAACTTATTAGAAAAAGCGTATCGAATAGAAATAGATCCTCCCCATGAAACAATACCAGATTCCTGACGTGTATCGGATCGACTTATTGCCCCATAAGTATGAAATGAGTAAACGGGAAATCCTGATGCTGCAACATACCATTTTCCTATATCCTTTTTGGCAGGTTCTACCTGAGCAATTACTTCATTAAAATCGATTTGATTGCTTTCAGAAATAATGTGAAGCTGTTCAACAACATCAACATTAGATTTTTTTACCTTGGATTGAATAGTTTGAATTTTACTAGGAATCTCATCATATCTTTTACTATCCTCTAAATTCTCTATGGTTTGGGTAGTATTTGAATTTAAAACTACATTTCGATTAATTTCATTTAAATCAACCTTATGCTTTTCTATTTTATCAGTAGCTACTTTGCTATCAAGACTTTTAATGTTTACTTTCTCATCAG
This window encodes:
- a CDS encoding lytic transglycosylase domain-containing protein, yielding MLIGNLRKRKITVIGSVVTSILTIVLFIILTVDIAGCRELPGSKTLKKDTTIFRNPAYQIPLPEKLSFAGEEVPLKYFDVRESLDRELQLNTYWHSQTLLILKRASRYFPIIEPILKEKGIPDDFKFLAVAESALAQEISPAKAVGFWQILEKTGKELGLEINKEVDERYSIEKSTRAACDYLLKSYNRFGNWTMAAASYNFGSNGIDRQIDRQNNESYYNLVLGDETGRYLYRILAFKAIFENPQKYGFVLTKNNLYPPLKCYCVEVDTSITSIARFAEHFKSNYKMIKTFNPWLRENYLPNKTRKKYQIQIPTEDYRENAYSE
- a CDS encoding GxxExxY protein codes for the protein MPQNHENTKLHQKKYMPISDELDIIGKKIVDAAYTVHKNLGPGLLEKVYEICFCHELAKRGLTCLRQIDIPVVYDGITFNEGLRLDVLVEDNIICEIKAVDLVNPVWEAQVLSHMKLTNKRLGYLINFNVVNIGQGIKRFVL
- a CDS encoding outer membrane beta-barrel protein; amino-acid sequence: MRNLYDSSHDIEMINRLKSIEVTPPIGLWDDIEATLLAKRKRKIFIITSWASAATIAILFTIGGFYYVNVKEIDIASNNQKKSEINKLADEKVNIKSLDSKVATDKIEKHKVDLNEINRNVVLNSNTTQTIENLEDSKRYDEIPSKIQTIQSKVKKSNVDVVEQLHIISESNQIDFNEVIAQVEPAKKDIGKWYVAASGFPVYSFHTYGAISRSDTRQESGIVSWGGSISIRYAFSNKFSIESGLTYSTIGQQEKNIFLLYTDPSNTEVTDIRGISNSYGVLTIPNTDLKVMDMGILNILSTPAINASSIYKANAYQRFRYIEMPVILARSFNLKSVRFTVKSGLSVGYLIDNKLQVSGSNFKLSGKTRGVAPFAPSALASLGFSIPITNRANLLIEPTFRLGLKSLYLTNSKTYPFSTFIKFGVEVPF